A genomic segment from Fibrobacter sp. encodes:
- a CDS encoding His/Gly/Thr/Pro-type tRNA ligase C-terminal domain-containing protein, with translation MIVGEKEMNEGLVSVNKRKEGDKGQMSVADFLKMTEADRQVVR, from the coding sequence ATTATTGTAGGTGAAAAGGAAATGAACGAAGGACTTGTCTCTGTGAACAAGAGAAAAGAAGGTGACAAGGGACAAATGTCTGTCGCCGACTTCCTCAAGATGACAGAAGCAGACAGACAAGTCGTTCGTTAA
- a CDS encoding PorT family protein, giving the protein MKSCISIKLALIITVLAAFCHASDVSNRFFRLGTSIGLSYDFLIGKEGNLMDSKDFNGPGFLLAVNTIFNFQDLPALRTGLTYNVRLLKNDVGFTDELLDRDTYVKYETVSLGIPVLAHFQTQSPFYFDAGLTFAFIIDAKEAHYWTKGSAYGFGTKWDGAGLSFCDIQLTAGTGIILGNRFELGLQTLFGLTTVLDASEINERYDDISVHLLSFSVALGYYFI; this is encoded by the coding sequence ATGAAAAGTTGTATATCGATAAAATTAGCGTTGATCATAACAGTCTTGGCCGCTTTTTGTCATGCCAGCGACGTATCTAATCGTTTTTTCAGGCTCGGTACTAGCATTGGCCTTTCCTACGATTTTTTGATCGGTAAAGAGGGAAATCTGATGGATTCCAAGGATTTCAATGGACCAGGTTTTCTGCTCGCAGTCAACACCATCTTTAATTTTCAGGATTTGCCGGCACTTCGCACAGGGCTAACATACAATGTTCGCTTACTCAAGAACGATGTTGGGTTCACAGACGAACTCCTTGACCGCGATACCTATGTAAAATACGAAACGGTCAGTTTAGGAATCCCCGTTCTTGCTCATTTCCAAACTCAAAGTCCATTTTACTTTGATGCAGGATTAACCTTCGCGTTCATCATAGACGCAAAGGAGGCTCATTATTGGACCAAAGGCAGCGCCTATGGCTTCGGAACAAAGTGGGATGGCGCGGGTCTTTCCTTTTGCGACATACAACTCACTGCAGGAACAGGAATCATACTCGGCAACCGCTTCGAATTGGGTTTGCAAACGTTATTCGGTTTAACAACTGTCTTGGATGCAAGCGAAATAAACGAGCGATATGATGACATCAGCGTGCATCTATTGTCATTTAGCGTAGCACTCGGCTACTATTTCATCTAG
- a CDS encoding TIGR02147 family protein — protein sequence MRPITEYQDYREYMRDFYAERKRSSYFTWRKFASLAGFASPAYLKLVSDGKTTLSKPGIAKAARAMGLEGFDYTYFALLVKFGNAKNESEKEAALQEIEHEAHMNKIRVIDADAYRYYENPAYPIIRELAPLMPNASFGEIASKVKHEITVAQVRDILQFLVKADLLKKNDDGTYEQTQKAVKGSKETIPLVIRTMNRKMSELAVQSIAKDSVEERNFSGITMGINKSVYDRITKEIDIFRKKIIDIANECRDIDQVYQMNLQVFPLTDKATTSDKRRRK from the coding sequence ATGAGGCCTATTACCGAATATCAGGATTACCGTGAGTATATGCGAGATTTCTATGCCGAGCGCAAGAGAAGTTCGTATTTCACTTGGCGAAAATTTGCAAGTCTCGCCGGATTCGCGTCGCCCGCATACTTGAAACTGGTAAGCGACGGGAAGACAACGCTCAGCAAACCGGGAATCGCAAAGGCCGCACGAGCCATGGGGCTTGAAGGATTTGACTACACCTATTTCGCTTTGCTTGTCAAATTCGGGAATGCAAAAAACGAGAGCGAGAAAGAAGCCGCACTCCAGGAAATTGAGCACGAAGCGCACATGAACAAGATTCGCGTCATCGACGCGGACGCATACCGCTATTACGAAAATCCTGCCTACCCGATTATTCGTGAACTCGCCCCCCTTATGCCAAACGCTTCGTTTGGAGAAATTGCGTCTAAAGTAAAACATGAAATTACGGTTGCACAAGTCCGCGACATACTCCAGTTTCTTGTCAAGGCAGATTTGCTCAAAAAGAATGACGACGGAACTTACGAGCAAACACAAAAAGCCGTCAAGGGTTCCAAGGAAACGATTCCCCTAGTCATCCGCACGATGAACCGAAAAATGTCCGAATTGGCGGTTCAGTCCATTGCCAAGGATTCCGTGGAAGAGCGCAATTTTTCAGGAATCACCATGGGGATAAACAAATCTGTTTATGACCGCATTACCAAGGAGATAGACATCTTCCGTAAAAAGATTATTGACATCGCAAACGAATGCCGAGATATTGATCAGGTCTATCAAATGAATTTGCAGGTGTTCCCCCTTACAGACAAGGCGACCACCTCGGATAAAAGGAGACGCAAATGA